One genomic segment of Chitinophagales bacterium includes these proteins:
- the nadC gene encoding carboxylating nicotinate-nucleotide diphosphorylase — protein MIEMYSRLIQQALDEDIIDPHGIIPPGDHSSLAAIPMAKEGRAQLLVKADGVLAGVEVAKEVCRLVDENLLFENILEDGAILKKGSVAFRVYGEVKSILRAERVLLNYMQRMSGIATHTKKFVDAVSHTNCKILDTRKTTPVLRYFEKWAVRIGGGYNHRFGLYDMIMLKDNHIDFCGGIDKAIDAVSNYQRENGLNLKVEVEARTLDDIKAIVAKGNIHRIMFDNFLPDEAAEAVKIVAGKYETEISGGVTLETIRPYAETGVDFISVGALTHSSVALDLSLKAF, from the coding sequence ATGATTGAAATGTATAGTCGGCTTATTCAGCAGGCATTAGATGAAGATATTATTGACCCTCACGGCATTATTCCCCCGGGCGACCATTCTTCGTTGGCAGCCATTCCAATGGCAAAAGAAGGCAGAGCACAACTTTTGGTGAAAGCAGATGGTGTATTAGCCGGAGTAGAAGTGGCAAAAGAAGTTTGCCGTTTGGTAGATGAAAATTTATTGTTTGAAAATATACTTGAAGATGGAGCCATTCTAAAAAAAGGCAGTGTGGCATTTAGAGTATATGGGGAAGTAAAATCTATTTTAAGAGCCGAAAGAGTATTGTTGAATTACATGCAGCGCATGAGCGGCATAGCAACCCATACCAAAAAATTTGTGGATGCCGTAAGCCATACCAACTGCAAGATTTTAGACACGCGCAAAACAACCCCTGTGCTCCGCTATTTCGAAAAATGGGCGGTACGTATTGGTGGCGGCTATAATCACCGCTTTGGTTTATACGATATGATTATGTTGAAAGACAACCATATTGATTTTTGTGGAGGAATAGATAAAGCAATTGACGCTGTTTCAAATTACCAGAGAGAAAATGGGTTGAATTTGAAAGTAGAAGTAGAAGCCAGAACTTTAGATGATATTAAAGCCATTGTGGCAAAAGGAAATATTCACCGAATTATGTTCGATAATTTTTTGCCGGACGAAGCTGCCGAAGCAGTAAAGATTGTGGCAGGGAAGTACGAGACCGAAATTAGTGGAGGCGTTACTTTAGAAACAATTAGACCTTATGCAGAAACCGGTGTGGATTTTATTTCGGTAGGAGCGCTCACACACTCCAGTGTAGCGTTAGACTTGAGTTTAAAGGCTTTTTAA
- a CDS encoding DUF4783 domain-containing protein, with protein sequence MKTYLSSTLIMKTIFMAAAMLFLFAAHAQNSEALLAGLKAGNASAVAKHFESSIEFTLPSKSSAYSKAQAEVVLREFFSKKDIKGFELKHQGTSPEGSKYFVGTLQTAAGNYSTYIYGKVVNGVLTVRELRIEE encoded by the coding sequence ATGAAAACGTATTTATCTTCAACGCTTATTATGAAGACCATATTTATGGCAGCAGCAATGCTGTTTTTATTTGCGGCTCATGCACAAAATTCCGAAGCCTTATTGGCCGGATTAAAAGCCGGAAATGCATCGGCAGTAGCCAAGCATTTTGAATCTAGCATAGAATTTACTTTGCCCAGCAAATCTTCGGCATACAGCAAAGCACAGGCAGAGGTTGTATTGCGTGAGTTTTTCAGCAAAAAAGATATAAAGGGATTTGAGTTAAAGCACCAGGGCACTTCACCCGAAGGTTCAAAATACTTTGTGGGAACACTGCAAACCGCAGCAGGCAATTACAGCACTTACATTTATGGAAAAGTAGTAAACGGAGTGCTTACCGTACGAGAATTAAGAATAGAAGAATAA